From the genome of Spinacia oleracea cultivar Varoflay chromosome 2, BTI_SOV_V1, whole genome shotgun sequence, one region includes:
- the LOC110787960 gene encoding superoxide dismutase [Cu-Zn], chloroplastic, with protein MQAALAAMAAHTILASAPSHTTFSLISPFSSTPTNALSSSLQSSSFNGLSFKLSPTTQSLSLSTSAASKPLTIVAATKKAVAVLKGTSNVEGVVTLTQEDDGPTTVNVRISGLAPGKHGFHLHEFGDTTNGCMSTGPHFNPDKKTHGAPEDEVRHAGDLGNIVANTDGVAEATIVDNQIPLTGPNSVVGRALVVHELEDDLGKGGHELSPTTGNAGGRLACGVVGLTPV; from the exons ATGCAAGCAGCATTGGCAGCCATGGCCGCACACACCATTCTCGCATCTGCACCTTCTCATACAACATTCTCTCTCATCTCTCCCTTCTCTTCCACGCCCACAAACGCCCTTTCATCTTCCCTTCAATCTTCTTCCTTCAATGGTCTCTCCTTCAAGCTAAGCCCAACCACCCAATCCCTCTCTCTTTCTACTTCCGCGGCCTCGAAACCACTCACCATTGTTGCTGCTACCAAGAAAGCTGTTGCTGTTCTTAAGGGTACTTCTAATGTTGAGGGCGTCGTCACTTTGACCCAAGAAGATGATG GTCCAACTACAGTCAATGTCCGTATTAGTGGACTTGCTCCTGGGAAGCATGGATTTCACTTG CATGAGTTCGGAGATACAACAAATGGGTGCATGTCTACAG GTCCACATTTTAATCCTGATAAGAAGACACATGGTGCTCCGGAAGATGAAGTCCGGCATGCGGGTGACCTGGGAAACATTGTTGCTAACACAGATG GAGTGGCTGAGGCTACCATTGTTGACAATCAG ATTCCATTGACTGGACCAAATTCAGTTGTCGGTAGAGCCCTTGTGGTTCATGAACTTGAGGATGACCTTGGAAAAG GTGGACACGAACTTAGTCCGACCACTGGGAATGCTGGTGGAAGATTGGCATGTG GTGTGGTTGGATTAACTCCAGTGTAG
- the LOC110787907 gene encoding zinc finger protein ZAT5: protein MESTEEEFSSFTTKGRRTKRQRSLLAATASSSYRGNGGGAVVITTAGGGGGGGDCSDNNSYGSSSSGADDHDIMSEVTTTEEEDMANCLILLAQGIEKKVSKIIKSNSKTNNNNTSTSTSNIIGVYECKTCNKTFPSFQALGGHRTSHKKIKPSTPAAVRSLDTIDNHHDRDRDRNSHVFDDDLIDVMEFTSKKLFLLQPNNRNNNNMNMINHKARVHECSICGSEFPSGQALGGHMRRHRAGAPTTAAVAATLPSRPMSTAAVIDSGGPRNILSLDLNLPAPDDQDEQQIMVDDHMETKFVHVLPTPTPLVDCHY, encoded by the coding sequence atggaatcaacagaagaagagttCTCAAGTTTCACCACAAAGGGAAGGCGAACAAAGCGTCAACGATCACTCCTTGCAGCAACCGCGTCGTCGAGTTATCGCGGTAACGGTGGTGGCGCTGTAGTTATAACTACTGCAGGTGGTGGCGGCGGAGGTGGCGATTGTTCTGATAATAATAGTTATGGTTCATCCTCATCGGGGGCGGATGATCATGATATCATGAGCGAGGTGACGACGACGGAAGAAGAAGATATGGCTAATTGTCTAATCCTTTTGGCTCAAGGGATTGAAAAGAAGGTATCGAAAATAATCAAGTCCAACTCCAAAACCAACAATAATAATACTAGCACTAGTACTAGTAATATTATTGGTGTGTATGAGTGTAAAACATGTAACAAAACATTCCCATCTTTCCAAGCACTAGGCGGCCATCGTACTAGCCACAAGAAGATCAAGCCCTCAACTCCGGCCGCCGTCCGATCACTCGACACCATCGACAACCACCATGATCGTGATCGTGATCGGAATAGCCATGTGTTTGATGATGATCTGATTGATGTAATGGAATTCACGAGTAAGAAGTTATTTCTTCTACAACCCAATAAtagaaacaacaacaacatgaaCATGATCAATCATAAGGCGAGGGTACACGAGTGTTCAATATGTGGGTCAGAGTTTCCTTCAGGTCAAGCCTTGGGAGGTCATATGAGGAGGCATAGAGCAGGAGCACCAACGACGGCGGCGGTGGCGGCGACTCTGCCTAGCCGTCCGATGAGTACTGCGGCGGTGATTGATAGTGGTGGGCCAAGGAATATTCTTTCCTTGGATCTTAATCTTCCAGCTCCAGATGATCAGGATGAACAACAAATAATGGTGGATGATCACATGGAAACCAAGTTTGTTCATGTTCTTCCTACGCCTACTCCTTTAGTGGATTGCcattactaa